Genomic segment of Caretta caretta isolate rCarCar2 chromosome 4, rCarCar1.hap1, whole genome shotgun sequence:
acagctcccattattggctgggaactgcctAAGAGCTGAATGAGGGGGGcgttgctgcttctggggagccccccaggtaagcgctgcccagaccccgctTCACCCTGTCCtatgcccctgcccccacccacacctAAACTCTACtgctgctgtgggtgggggggcacgGTGGTCCAAGATTGCCCCAGGAGCGACCAGTGCAACGGGCAcaagggctgcctgagctgcccctgagccaggtgcCGCAGAGGTCATGGAAattcacagaatccatgacttctgtgatctctgtgacaaactcacagccttactGTTAGTATATGCCATGCCAAGATTCAAACTGGAGGAGAGTCTTACAGCTTAGCTATAAATCATTATAAATAAGAGTTTAAAATGGAAATCCTGACTGACTCTTAAGTTTAGCAGTGCTAGCTGGAGTTGCTATAGTATAACTTtaaatatgtctacactacggaataaggtcgaatttatagaagtcggttttttagaaatcggttttataaattcgagtgtgtgtgtccccacagtaaatgctctaagtgcattaagtgcattaactcggcggagcgcttccacagtaccgaggcaagcgtcgacttccggagcgttgcactgtgggtagctatcccacagttcccgcagtctccgctgcccattggaattctgggttgagatcccaatgcctgatggggctaaaacattgtcgcgggtggttctgggtacatatcgtcagcctcccgttccctccctccccccgtgaaagcaagggcagacaatcatttcgcgccttttttcctgagttacctgtgcagacgccataccatggcaagcatggagcccgctcaggtaaccgtcaccctatgtctcctgggtgctggcagacgcggtacggctttgctgcacagtagcagcaaccccttgccttctggcagcagacggtgcaatacgattggtagtcgtcctcatcgtgtccgaggtgctcctggccgcgtcggctgggagcgcctgggcagacatgggcgcagggactaaatttggagtgacttgaccaggtcattctctttagtcctgcagtcagtcctattgaaccgtcttatggtgagcaggcaggcgatacggactgctagcagtcgtactgtaccatcttctgccaggcaggcaagagatgaggattgctagcagtcgtattgcaccatcttctgccaggcaggcaagagatggggatggctagcaggcgtactgtaccatcttctgccaagcagccatgagatgtggatggcatgcagtccttctgcaccgtctgctgccagccaaagatgtaaaagatagatggagtgggtcaaaacaagaaatagaccagatttgttttgtactcatttgcctcctcccctgtctaggggactcattcctctaggtcacactgcagtcactcacagagaaggtgcagcgaggtaaatctagccatgtatcaatcagaggccaggctaacctccttgttccaataacaacgataacttaggtgcaccatttcttattggaaccctccgtgcagtcctgcctgaaatactccttgatgtacaggcaccccctttgttgattttagctccctgaagccaaccctgtaagccgtgtcgtcagtcgcccctccctccgtcagagcaacggcagacaatcgttccgcgccttttttctgtgcggacgccataccacggcaagcatggagcccgctcagctcactttggcaattaggagcacattaaccaccacacgcattattcagcagtatatgcagcaccagaacatggcaacgcgataccgggcgaggaggcgacgtcagcgcggtcccgtgagtgatcaggacatggacacagatttctctgaaagcatgggccctgacaatgcatgcatcatggtgctaatggggcaggttcatgctgtggaacgccgattctgggctcgggaaacaagcacagactggtgggaccgcatagtgttgcaggtctgggacgattcccagtggctacgaaactttcgcatgcgtaagggcactttcatggaactttgtgacttgctttcccctgtcctgaagcgcatgaataccaagatgagagcagccctcacagttgagaagcgagtggcgatagccctgtggaagcttgcaacgccagacagctaccggtcagttgggaatcaatttggagtgggcaaatctactgtgggggctgctgtgatgcaagtagcccacgcaatcaaagatctgctgatatcaagggtagtgaccctgggaaatgtgcaggtcatagtggatggctttgctgcaatgggattccctaactgtggtggggctatagatggaacccatatccctatcttggcaccggagcaccaagccgccgagtacataaaccgcaaggggtacttttcgatagtgctgcaagctctggtggatcacaagggacgtttcaccaacatcaacgtgggatggccgggaaaggtgcatgatgctcgcatcttcaggaactctggtctgtttcaaaagctgcaggaagggactttattcccagaccagaaaataactgttggggatgttgaaatgcctatatgtatccttggggacccagcctaccccttaatgccatggctcatgaagccgtacacaggcagcctggacagtggtcaggagctgttcaactacaggctgagcaagtgcagaatggtggtagaatgtgcatttggacgtttaaaggcgcgctggcgcagtttattgactcgcttagacctcagcgaaaccaatattcccactgttattactgcttgctgtgtgctccacaatatctgtgagagtaagggggagacgtttatggcggggtgggaggttgaggcaaatcgcctggctgctggttacgcgcagccagacaccagggcggttagaagagcacaggagggcgcggtacgcatcagagaagctttgaaaaacagtttcatgactggccaggctacggtgtaaaagttctgtttgtttctccttgatgaacccccccgccccttggttcactctacttccctgtaagctaaccaccctcccctcctccctttaatcattgcttgcagagccaataaagtcattgctgcttcacagtcatgcattcgttattcattcatcacacaaatagggggatgactaccaaggtatcccaggaggggtggtggaggagggaaggaaaatgccacacagcactttaagcacagcactttaaaagtttacaactttaaaatttattgaatgacagccttcttttttttgggcaatcctctgtgggggagtggctggttggccggaggcctccccaccgtgttcttgggcgtctgggtgtggaggctatggaacttggggaggagggcggttggttacagaggggctgcagtggcagtctgtgctccagctgcctttgctgcagctcaaccatacactggagcatactggtttggtcctgcagcagcctcagcattgaatcctgcctcctctcatcacgctgccgccacctttgagcttcagccctgtcttcagcccgccacttactctcttcagcccgccacttactctcttcagccctccacctctcctcccggtcattttgtgctttcctgcactctgacattatttgcctccacgcattcgtctgtgctctgtcagtgtgggaggacagcatgagctcggagaacatttcatcgcgagtgcgtttttttttctttctaagcttcactagcctctgggaaggagaagatcctgtgatcattgaaacacatgcagctggtggagaaaaaaaaagggacagcggtatttaaaaagacacattttataaaacagtggctacactctttcagggtaaaccttgaaagttaacattacatacatagcacatgtgctttcgttacaaggtcgcattttgcctcctcccaccgcgtgaacggattttggttgaatgccagcaaacatacactgcaatgctttgttctacagtgattccccagtacgtgttgctggcctggagtggtaaagtgtcctaccatgaaggacgaaataaggctgccctccccagaaaccttttgcaaaggcagaaccgcaaatgccagggcaaagtaatcctttcacatgcttgcttttaaaccatgtatagcattttaaaaggtacactcaccagaggtcccttctccgcctgctgagtccaggaggcagccttgggtgggttcggggggtactggctccaggtctagggtgagaaacagttcctggctgtcgggaaaaccggtttctccgcttgcttgctgtgagctatctacaacctcctcctcatcatcttcttcgtccccaaaacctacttctgtattgcctccatctccattgaaggagtcaaacaacacggctggggtagtggtggctgaaccccctaaaatggcatgcagctcatcatagaagcggcatgtttggggctctgacccagagcggccgttcgcctctctggttttctggtaggcttgcctcagctccttcagtttcacgcggcactgcttcgggtccctgttatggcctctgtccttcatgccctgggagattttcagaaaggttttggcatttcgaaaactggaacggagttctgatagcacggattcctctccccaaacagcgatcagatcccgtacctcccgttcagtccatgctggagctcttttgcgattctgggactccatcatggtcacctctgctgatgagctctgcatggtcacctgcagcttgccacgctggccaaacaggaaatgagattcaaaagttcgcggttcttttcctgtctacctggccagtgcatctgagttgagagcgctgtccagagcggtcagaatggagcactctgggatagctcccggaggccaataccatcgaattgtgtccacagtaccccaaattcgagccggcaaggtcgatttaagcgctaatccacttgtcaggggtggagtaaggaaatcgattttaagagccctttaagtcgaaataaagggcttcattgtgtggacgggtgcaggtttaaatcgatttaacgctgctaaattcgatctaaagtcctagtgtagaccagggcttaaaatGATGTTACAACTGGAGTTGTGTTAACTGGACCCACATTAACACTTCATATTTGGGGCATTATTCAGAAATGCAGTTGTTGCAAACTGACTGTCTTTATAGGGTATTGAATAACAAAAACTAGGAACACCATTGTTTCCTTCCAACTCTAGTTGCAATTTATATAACCATTATTTAGCAATTAGTATCACTTAATGTAAAGTGCTGCTACAATGATACAGAACAATAACCCTTTTTCATGAGCATTTCTTATTGCTGGGTTTAAAAGTCACCATTGTGAGGAATACTAGCTGTTAAACAAAGTATGTCAAGTAGTGGATTGCAAAAATCTGACCTCTAAAAACTTTTGAAAAGGAATCATacaattagccctggtctacactacagggttaggttgactttagccacgttaggttgattttatagtgAATGCAACCCCGATCCATTGACCTAAAggactcttagccctggtctacactacgagtttaggtcgaatttagcagcattagatcgatgtaaccctgcacccatccacatgacgaagctatttttgtcgacttaaagggctcttaaaatcgattttggtaccctccccaacaaggggattagcgctaaaatcaacatcactgggtcgaatttggggtagtgtggatgcaattcagtggtattggcttccgggagctatcccagagtgctccattgtgaccactctggacagcactttcaactcagatgcactagtcaggtacacaggaaaagccccgggaatttcatttcctgtttggccagcatggcgagctcatcagcacagatgACCATGCAGTCTCCCGAAAGCGGGAggaactggatctgatcgctgtatggggagatgaatccgtgctatcagaactccgttccaaaagacgtaatgctaatatatatgccaaaatctccaagggcaaatgtgaggtgtttacaatgctcacaactgcagCGGTGAGCGGAGTGGGCTCCCGCTTGCAGTGCAATGGCGTATGCTTgggcaatccaggaaaaagggcaagaaatgattgtctgccgttgctttcacggagggagggagcgaggttactgacgacatgtaccccaaaccacTGGCAGTTTCCTTGTCCGTTATCTcagttttttaattaataaagaatgcatggtttcaaaacaatagttacttgattttgaaggggagagggtggttggcttacagggaattaaaatcaacaaagggggcgggtttgcgtCAAGGAGAAACAcgcacaactgtcacaccgtagccggGCCAGTCATGAAAATAGTTTTCAAAGTCTCTTGTGATACGCAatgtgccttgctgtgctcttctaatcagtgtctggctgctcaaaattggacgccaggcaatttgcctcaacctcccaccctgccataaatgtcccccttattctcacagatattatggagcccacagcaagcagcaataacaatgggaatgttggttgcgctgggGTCTGACCAACAacgccagtgagcttttaaatgtccaaaggcacattctaccaccattctgcacttgctcagcctaaagttgaactgctccttactactgtccaggcttcatgagccatgggagcaaggggtaggctggggtaggtgaaTCTGCACGGTGCTgcctgctgggagagcagcctgaggcagaagcctccagctcgcaggagATCAGGATAGTAGAGTtccagcggaagcggtggagcgAGCAAAACACTGTTGATGAGgacggctagcagtcctactgcaccgtctgctgcagagttgcagcggaagcagtggagccGTTCACCATTGATGCgaaggcacccaggagctgctgctgtgtggccaaGGCAAAAAAGCAGGAGCCCTGGAGCTGTTTCATGTGAAATGTGCGCCAgcaagacttcttcaccagtgactccactgacttaatgcacttagtggggacgcATGCAATCGACTGTACAAAACCGCTTCcgaaaaatcgacttctataaaattgacctaatttcatagtgtagacatacccttaaaatcaacttctgtactgcGCTAAAATCGatcttgctgggtcgaatttggggtagtgtggatgcaaatcGATGTTATTGGACTCCGGGAGCTATGACAGAGTGCTCCAATATGATTGCTCTGgatagcactttcaactccgatgcacaagccaggtacacaggaaaagcccccaaaacttttgaatttcatttcctgtttggtcagcgtggcgagctcagcagcacaggtgaccaagCAGTCCCCTCATAAtctcaaatgagctccagcatggagcgaacgggagacactggatctgattgctgtatagggagaagaatctgtgcaggcagaactccgatcaaaaagaagaaatgctaatatatatgccaaaatcgcacagggcatggtgaaCAGAGGCTCCAAGAGGgggacacagcagtgccgcataaAAATTAAGgagttcaggcaagcctacctAAAGACAAAGTAGGCAAatggtcgctctgggtcagagccccatacatgccacttctatggtCAGCCGCATGCCATTCtaaggggggaccctaccactaccccaccactgtccgtggacacctgtaATGGAGGAGTCttacgcaacagggaggaggattttgtggatgaggaagaggaggaggagaatgcgcagcaggcaagtgatgaatccattctccccgacagccaggaccttttcatcaccctggagccaatacccgcTCCAggcaggatccccgaccctgaaggcagagaaggcacctctggtgagtgcatgtttgtaactacagtacagggtttaaaagcaatagtgtttaatgtttgattttccctgaagaactgggatgcatttgcagccagtacagctactggaaaagtctgttaacgtgtctggggatgtagcgggaatcctccagggacatctccatgaagctctcctggaggtactctgaaagcctttgcagaaggtttccggggagggctgccttatttcgtcctccatggtaggacactttaccacgccaagccagtagcaagtagtctggaatcattgcagcacaaagcatgacagcgaatggtcctgggttttggtcgcattcaagcaacatttggtctttatcttatctgttagcctcaggagagtgatatcattcatggtcacctggttgaaataggggaatttttgtaagggaacagtaaaaggaccccgttcatgctgggctgtttgtgtttggctaaaaGGGGTTATCCCATAGCCATGCAGCAGGGGTAGGGgtgtgttgtaccaataaaataaaaaccagcaggatcttattaaagggaaaaaggcaaaataccacatttactgtgaatacagaaagaatcatagtaagcagttagttatagctataacatgccattcaatctcatatttattcacacattcattcatacaaacacacacacacaggttctgcaaggttgttatcatagttaccagccttagagttgctcatgccaagccactggccaggtggcctggacatgaggagggagcagggccttgtcagatgatcatctgatgctcctggaagttggtttgcagaatcagacccccaaagttctcactttttagagtctatttttataggaatttcttcctatgccagtctatgggaattgcttcatcatgctgttgctgaatcaatcagcagatagcacattcctgacggctccaagatgttatcttgttctttggttctcccattcttgaggctgttgggtggattccagtctgccctccgggtggggtcctctggttatttccacttgacgccttcttcagccaatggacactggattcttaggctggcacctccctgatcattcagttattatccacaccaagcatccatccacatacatcctctatctctattttaatcacaattgttaatacaacaaaagggtggggagtctctgggtgctgtttctgttgttagagtattgctttgagtctctctctgtgtgaattgctttgagaacagactctgtcttagaatgtactaacacaattagcagcttgcaagtttcatacatagagggagagaaacagtaccaaaaaccaagagacctcttaattagtaataccctggaatttaaactctggggaatcaaactcatttgtgattttaatacagaacttctttaatatgatccaacaggtgAAGGGATCATCTCAAATAGCCACGTGGAGGAGTGGGGGTAGTgatgtgctgcacatccacccacaaactgcagcccctccttttaaatggcaaacccaaccggcattgcttgctatggaaaAGGAGGATggtgcagtttgaaaacatttccacatgttatgaaggAGTTAGAAGCCAAAATCATGTACCCTTTAGCTTACCATGGCttcctggaaaccgaattctgtttcCCAGCCGTAtatgatgtgtcaccatactggcaggcgctcaatataaaaggcaaaatgcgactttgtacctaaagcacatgtgctgtctgctgtgaattgcttgattcactgtgaaagagtctcccttttgttctcagaaatgtatcatcttaaattttactctccctttttatccccctgcaggtgcaaatgtttctatgctccccctatcatctccatccctgaggttatcgcagattaggaggcgaaaaaaacgcactcatgatgacattttccgagctcatgcagtcctcccgtactgatagggcacagcttaatgcatggaggcattcattggcagaggccaggaaagcattaagtgagcatgatgagaagaggcaggatgcaatgctgaggctaatgggggagcaaacagatatgctcaggcgtctggtggagctgcaggaaagccaacaagagcacagaccgctgctgcatCTACTGtacaaccgcctgccctccttctcaagttccatatcctcctcacccagatgcccaagaacgcgggagggaggctccgggcactcagccactccactccagaggatggcccaagcaacagaaggctgttgttcaaacagttttgatttgtagtgtggctacaataagcaatgtgtccttgtccttccctcctcccccaccccaccctacccccctgggctaccttatcagttatctcccttttttttttaattaataaaaaaaaatgcatggtttcaaaacaaaagtgactttatttcctttgccagctgtgatcgaaggggagagagcggttggcttacagggaatta
This window contains:
- the LOC142071935 gene encoding uncharacterized protein LOC142071935, whose protein sequence is MQSSSAEVTMMESQNRKRAPAWTEREVRDLIAVWGEESVLSELRSSFRNAKTFLKISQGMKDRGHNRDPKQCRVKLKELRQAYQKTREANGRSGSEPQTCRFYDELHAILGGSATTTPAVLFDSFNGDGGNTEVGFGDEEDDEEEVVDSSQQASGETGFPDSQELFLTLDLEPVPPEPTQGCLLDSAGGEGTSAACVSMITGSSPSQRLVKLRKKKKRTRDEMFSELMLSSHTDRAQTNAWRQIMSECRKAQNDREERWRAEESKWRAEESKWRAEDRAEAQRWRQRDERRQDSMLRLLQDQTSMLQCMVELQQRQLEHRLPLQPLCNQPPSSPSSIASTPRRPRTRWGGLRPTSHSPTEDCPKKRRLSFNKF